One window of the Triticum dicoccoides isolate Atlit2015 ecotype Zavitan chromosome 3B, WEW_v2.0, whole genome shotgun sequence genome contains the following:
- the LOC119277981 gene encoding ribosomal lysine N-methyltransferase 3-like, protein MDAATGSRLRAFESWMREHGVVCSDALRLDASEAGGVYVRALAALREGDVVATIPRRACLTPRTSGAAAAIKDAQLGGTLALAVAVMYERARGADSPWYDYLRLIPDCEPVPLVWPEDEAARLLAGTELDKTVKQDREFLCEDWKECIEPLISSGELGVKPDDLSLEKYFAAKSLLSSRSFRIDKYHGSGMVPLADLFNHKTDGEHVHFTKSDASDSDEEEDGDNQSNTDSDEEGDDDQNNVELVEEEDGDDQSNASADEQSTVENSTANPSGEGYNDEDLEMIIVREANPGDEVYNTYGTMGNAALLHRYGFTELDNPYDIVNIELTLVTKWCSSKYSHRYAKARVSLWHKLGYSGCTSEDAEYFEISYDGEPQLEFVILLYIIFLEPEVYDKLVCIAEDLVGDDDQDDEQDTIDSFAKVVKVTRPAKNGVEKLPDVKKLLQSESIGSALASIADTRESLYGSSTLKDDEEKLRTCSPVGERNLYHSLVLRVSERKILGRLRKHASSWFKTKKRKHI, encoded by the exons atggacgccgCCACCGGAAG CCGCCTCCGCGCCTTCGAGAGCTGGATGCGGGAGCACGGCGTCGTCTGCAGCGACGCGCTCCGCCTCGACGCCAGCGAGGCCGGCGGCGTCTACGTGCGCGCGCTCGCCGCGCTCCGGGAGGGCGACGTCGTTGCCACCATCCCGCGCCGCGCGTGCCTGACGCCGCGCACGTCCGGGGCCGCGGCGGCCATCAAGGACGCGCAGCTCGGTGGCACGCTCGCTCTCGCCGTCGCCGTCATGTACGAGCGCGCGCGGGGCGCCGATTCGCCGTGGTACGACTACCTCCGCCTGATCCCGGACTGCGAGCCCGTGCCGCTCGTCTGGCCCGAGGACGAGGCCGCGCGCCTTCTCGCCGGCACCGAGCTCGATAAG ACAGTGAAGCAAGACAGGGAATTCCTTTGTGAGGATTGGAAAGAATGTATCGAGCCACTCATTTCTTCTGGAGAATTGGGGGTCAAGCCAGATGATCTTAGCCTGGAGAAATATTTTGCGGCTAAAAGTCTTCTTTCATCAAGGTCCTTCCGTATAGATAAATATCATGGTTCTGGAATGGTTCCCCTGGCTGACCT TTTTAATCACAAGACTGATGGCGAACATGTTCACTTCACTAAGTCAGACGCCTCAGACTCTGATGAGGAAGAAGATGGTGATAATCAAAGCAATACAGACTCAGATGAAGAAGGTGACGATGATCAAAACAATGTAGAattagttgaagaagaagatggcgATGATCAAAGCAATGCTTCTGCTGATGAACAGTCAACTGTTGAAAATTCCACCGCCAATCCTTCAG GTGAAGGATATAACGATGAAGATTTGGAAATGATTATTGTGAGAGAAGCCAATCCAGGGGATGAG GTTTATAATACATATGGTACCATGGGAAATGCTGCTTTGCTTCATCGGTATGGTTTTACAGAACTCGACAACCCATACGACATTGTCAACATCGAGTTGACACTGGTTACTAAGTGGTGCTCGTCCAAGTACTCCCATCGATATGCAAAAGCAAGGGTATCACTATGGCATAAGCTGGGCTATTCAGGCTGCACCAGCGAAGATGCCGAGTACTTTGAGATCTCATACGATGGAGAGCCCCAGCTTGAATTTGTGATCCTCCTTTACATTATCTTCTTGGAGCCTGAAGTTTATGACAAGTTGGTCTGCATAGCTGAGGATCTGGTTGGTGATGATGACCAGGACGATGAGCAGGATACCATTGACAGTTTTGCTAAGGTTGTCAAAGTAACAAGACCCGCCAAAAACGGGGTCGAAAAACTGCCTGATGTGAAGAAGCTACTGCAGAGTGAGAGCATTGGCTCTGCACTTGCATCCATTGCTGACACCCGGGAGAGCCTCTATGGTTCCAGCACtctaaaagatgacgaggagaagcTCAGAACATGCTCTCCCGTCGGTGAAAGGAACCTTTACCATTCCCTGGTGCTGCGGGTGAGCGAGAGGAAGATACTTGGCAGATTGAGGAAACATGCGTCTAGTTGGTTTAAGACCAAGAAGAGGAAGCATATCTAG